Proteins from a single region of Ananas comosus cultivar F153 linkage group 3, ASM154086v1, whole genome shotgun sequence:
- the LOC109708305 gene encoding putative serine/threonine-protein kinase, with amino-acid sequence MNWFCCDGFMGVRKAHSNSDEHLNILSSIKNVKSFSYNEIKEATNNFNQSNMLGRGGFGTVYKGSLKDGTPFAAKVLSTESKQGLKEFLTEIQTIANVRHENLVKLIGCCIQGRNRILVYEYLENNSLDQALQGFKIGKVKLNWGVRSLICAGTARGLAYLHEELEPHIVHRDIKASNILLDKNFIPKIGDFGLAKLFPAYATHISTRVVGTTGYLAPEYAVHGQLTKRADIYSFGVLLLEVISGRRISSFQFSSTDTFLVQWAWQIYEEDRLIDLVDPNLDGYPEEEVLRYIKVALFCTQAAAARRPSMPDVVEMLSKPMKLHDMELTPPHVVQDSINLSRGCGLSNSSNTKSNSLCPPTISASIMYSEVVPR; translated from the exons TCTTGTCCTCCATCAAGAATGTCAAATCTTTCTCCTACAATGAGATCAAAGAAGCGACAAATAATTTCAACCAAAGCAACATGTTAGGTCGAGGTGGCTTTGGTACTGTGTACAAG GGAAGTCTTAAGGATGGGACACCATTTGCTGCAAAGGTGCTCTCTACAGAATCAAAGCAAGGGCTGAAGGAATTTCTAACCGAGATTCAGACCATAGCCAATGTCAGGCATGAAAATCTTGTTAAGCTAATTGGCTGCTGCATTCAGGGACGTAATAGGATATTAGTCTATGAATATCTTGAGAATAATAGTCTTGATCAAGCATTGCAAG GTTTCAAGATTGGCAAAGTGAAACTAAACTGGGGCGTAAGATCTTTGATTTGTGCAGGCACTGCAAGGGGTCTCGCCTATCTTCATGAAGAACTTGAGCCCCATATCGTGCATAGAGACATTAAAGCCAGTAACATTCTCCTTGACAAAAATTTCATTCCAAAAATTGGAGATTTTGGGTTGGCCAAGCTTTTTCCTGCTTATGCTACTCACATCAGCACGCGCGTTGTTGGAACAAC TGGTTATTTGGCACCAGAGTATGCTGTGCATGGACAACTGACTAAAAGGGCTGATATTTATAGCTTTGGTGTTCTTTTACTTGAAGTAATTAGTGGAAGGAGAATCTCAAGCTTTCAATTTTCATCAACAGATACATTTCTCGTGCAATGG GCATGGCAAATTTATGAGGAAGATAGATTGATAGATCTTGTCGATCCGAATCTCGATGGATATCCAGAGGAAGAAGTGCTAAGATACATCAAGGTCGCCCTTTTCTGCACCCAAGCGGCCGCCGCTCGAAGACCTTCTATGCCCGACGTTGTGGAGATGCTGTCGAAACCCATGAAGCTGCATGACATGGAACTTACGCCCCCACATGTCGTCCAAGACTCGATAAATCTCAGTAGAGGCTGCGGTTTGTCGAACTCTAGCAATACAAAGTCGAATAGTTTATGCCCTCCGACTATATCTGCTTCTATTATGTACAGCGAAGTCGTTCCGAGGTAG